CCGGTGCGAAGGCTCAAAACTACTGTAGAACAATTCAGCATTATTTTTGAAGAAGAACGGGAATTCATCAATCTCAATCTGGCGTGGGATAAAACCCTCATCCGAATTCCCATAAGAGACCCGGAAACCCTGGAAAGGATAAAAGGCTTCTAAAATGACATTTTTGGAGGCCTGTACCCGGCCTTAAGTTAACCTCTTTAATGTCCGCCAGATATATGCCGTACCTAAAGGCACGGATCAATTTCCCTTTTGTTCTTCTACCTATATATTGTCCCTAACGGGACAGGAAACATTTCAAGATCCCGGAGGGATCGAATATGGGTAAAAAAATAAAGATGTTACTGTGCCGTAGGTACAGGAGATGCTGAGGAATTTCTAAAAATACAAGAAATGCTATTCCAGTTTATCCTCTTCCTGACACCAGTTAACTTATCTTCAGCAGCAAATCTGGATCGGGGCAGTTGTTGAGGAAAAACTGCAAATCTTTTTTACTGGCAACCCCGGGATAATCTCCAGATTTTTCCTGCATATCAAGTATGAGCTGAAAATGGAGGTGGGCTGCGTAATTCCCATTTTCAGAAGTATTCCCCACAGCGGCTATTGCCTCCCCCCGTCTCACTTTTTGACCTACCGCCAATCCTTCTAAAGAGCTTTTTTGAAGGTGACCATAAAGACTGTAAAAGACCTCTCCTTCAGTTTCGTGTTCAAGAATAATGGTGGGACCGTAATCTCCAAAATTATCGTTGTTTTGAAAGCTGTGTATTTTCCCATCGAGCACTGCCAGCACCCTCGTTCCTGCCTGCACCCAAATATCTACTCCAATATGCCTGTTCCTTATTAACTCCTCATCTTCAGCCGAAGAGAACAAACCGCTTCGTTTATAGAGGGCCCGGTGCTCGTTATAGCCGCCCCAGGCTACTTTCCCGCCTTTCTTCCGAAGAAATTCATTTAGAAAATCCTGTAAAGCCTCCGGGGTGTCTAATTGCGCCTGCGACAATTCAGGATTATGCACAGAAAGATCAATGTGCTGGTAATCTTCCGAAGAAAAACCGGCATCAATTACAGGGGTGAAGCCTGTAGTGAGACCGGGTAAAAAATGAGGTTTAGGCATGGTATTTTTTGCCAAAAATAAATTACTTCAAGGCAACATCGCTAAATTTTGCATAGATATTTATTGCCGCCCCTGCATTTTGACTGCCATTATAGCCCTTCAGCTTTTGATTGTCGTAAGAGTTACTCGATGTAAGTTTTAGGCCTTTTGGATATTTTACTGCGCTGTTAGTGCCGTTATAGGTAAAATTGAAGGCAGACTCGGGCAGATCGAGGATAAGGTCTGAATTCTCCAAAGTAATGTCCAGACTTTTAAACCCGGGGGCAACCTTATCAATCTTTAATTCCCCAAAGGTGCCTGAAAGTATACCTGTCTCGCCCAGTTCTTTGAGATATACGCTACTGGAATTTGAATCGAGCTTAAGGCTCTGGGCTTTTTCAATTTTAAGATCCTGCACATAGGCCGCATTGAGTACTCCGTATTTCCAGTTCTTTATAAGCACGGGAGTATAGGCTACCCTGAAGTTGGTGTTTTTCCCTGCTATTTCTGCAGCATTGAACCTGGAATGCGAAACTTCTCCTCTCAGGTTATTTGTTGTTCCGGAAAGACTTACTTCCCCATGACGAACCTTCAGCTTAAGCTGTCCCGACTTCGGCATTTTCACTTTCAAAACCTTTTTTGCCGAATTATGATCCCTGAGCACAATGACGTTAGACCCCGATTTTTCTTTCTGGCTTCGGGCTTCTTTCTCTATATTGGCTGCCCAGGCTTCCATTTCCTTGCCAAAACTTTCGCCCCACTTTTCCATATCTCTTTCAAAGCTCTTTCCCCAGGCTTCCATCTCTTTCTCAAAATCTTTGCTCCAGGCCTGCATTTTCATTTCGTGTTTTTTCCAGAGTACAGAATCTTTCTCCATTTTCTGCGCCCATTCTTCCATGGCTTTTTCAAAGTCTTTCCCAAAGTTCTTTTCCATCTGCTTTTCGAACTTCTCCATGTATTTTTCGCCATCTTTTTGATACTGCTCGTAATCAAAATCTATCTTTCCCACACTCGCATAAAATTCTGGCGGAAGCGGCGGATGTGCCATGAGATTCTCCAGCATGGGCCCCATCATTTCGGTAAGCGGGGCAATCATCTCGGGCAATTTTGCAAGAGGTGCCTGCATGGCAGCCATATTAAAATCGCCGGGGCCGCCGGGAGCAGCTTCAGAATGTATCTTCACTTCCGAAGCCGATGCATCAACATCAAAGCGCCAGCTTTCAAGGTTCTTATCCTGCTTTTCACTGCCGCCTTCAACAAAGGCAGAGACCTGCACTTCATTTTTGTCCCAATACTCAACATCAATCTGTGTGTGGCGCGCATTAATATTAAGCGTTACATCTTTATTGGTCTTAAAAGTTTTATTGAATTTACTCGTTTGCGCCAGGCCAGTGGTGGCACAGAGCAGCGCAATTATTGCCGTTTTAAGCTTTATGGTTTTCATTTTTCTGCATTTTTGATTGATTGATATCTTTAATTTTGTTCTTCAGTTTATACAACAGCTCAAGCCTAAGCTGCAGGTTAGAGATCAAAGCCTCGACACTGCTTTCGGTAAGGCCGGTTTCACTGATTTCGGCATTTAATTTTTTGTATTCCTGGTCAAGTCCTGCCAGTTGCTTCATAAAAGAATCTACCAGGGCTTTATTGGAATCATTGACTTCCAGCTTTGCCAGCTCAATATTGAGGCTCGCCAGGTAAAAGTTTTCGATCTTCCTGAACTCGGGAGACTCATCACTAAGCTGATATTCTTTGGTCACCGAAATTTCCTCTTCTTTTTCCTGTTCTATAACTTCGGGTGCATTGGTAATCTCATTCCCGCTAAAAGTTTCGTGCTTGTTAAGGAAGAAAAAACCTATCCCCAGGGCAACCACCAGCACGGCCGCTATTTTGAGAAAGTAAAAACTCCTGTTTGGAGATGAACTTTCCTTTTTCTCCTGCGGAAACTGGGCTTCCAGTCTCGCTTCAAATCTATTGAGATGTCCTTTTGGGGGTTTAGAAAGCAACGATTTGTCTTCCTGCAACATCTTTCTAATATCCTGTGCCATATCTTTTTTCTTTTAATTCGTCCTGTAATTTCTTTTTTCCACGGTGAACAAGGGTTCTGGAAGCCACCTGGGAAATGTCGAGTATTTCTGCTATTTCCTGATGATCATAACCTTCAAGCAGGTACAACATCAACGGATACCTGTACTTTTCGGGCAGTTGCTGCATGCTCGCTTTCACCTCATCAATCCCCACATGATCGTCAACATTCCAGTTCTCCTCCTCTTCTACCGTCCCCAACACCTGTTCATTAATTGCTACCATTTCCAATTTTCGGGCTTTTAATTTATCGAGACATTTATTGATCACGATACGTTTAAGCCAGGCTCCAAATGACACGTCGCCGGTGAATTGCGCCAGTTTCTGAAAAGCTTTGATAAAAGCCTCCTGCATGGCATCTTCAGCTTCAAACGGGTCATTTATAAACCTCAGGGCCACATAGTACATGCCGTCGCAATACTTGTTGTAAAGCTTGAGCTGGGCCCTGCGGTCATTCTGTTTGCAAGCCTCTATTAATTGATGTTGTATCAAAATAACTTCAGTTTGGTTGGGTTTCACTTTAAAGACGACAGGAATTATGTCGCGTTGCAAAATTTCCACTAAAAGTAGATTTTTTTCTGAATACCTTCGAAAAATGGCATTTATGAGAGGAAATTCTGCGGAAGTGGTGCGGGTTTAACGGGCAATCTGCTCAGTTCTGAAAGAACTTTTTACGACTGAAAAATCTCTTCCTCATTAGAAAAACTGTCGATCGCCCGGGTTTGATAAGAGGTGCCTAAAATGGCATTTTTGGGAGGAAATTCTGCGGAAGGACTACGGGTTGCGGCTTGGGGTTTTAGTTATGAGTTGCGGGGTGCGTAGTCTCTCATATTTACCAATCTTCTAATTTCCCACTCTTCATCTACTTCGTACTTCTAACTTCCACTTAGCAACTTCAGGATCTCCTGCTCTACTTCAGGGGAATTCCATTTTTCTTCAATTTCTGGAAGTTGCATTACCTTATCCATTATCGCAGCTTGTTTGTCGCCCAGTTCAAGGGCTTCAGCATAGGGCGCTTCAGAAAAAGTTACGCGTGAATAGACGGGAACCCAGGCTTCAGGATGTTTTTCAGCAAAATGCTTTTCGATCTTCTTCCGAAGAAGAAATTTTTGATCGGCTGTTTTGCTACTCATTTCCATGAAATTGCGGTAACTGAGTTCAGCAATAGCATCGGCATTGGGTTTTCTAAGGGCCTGGTAGTGTGCGAATATCTGCTCCCAGTCGTCTCCAAACTCGTTTTCTAACCTACTTAATTCTGATATATCTTCAAAACCGGCGTTCATGCCCTGCCCGTAAAAAGGCACAATGGCGTGGGCGGCATCGCCAACCAGCGCAATCTTGTCAAAATACGTCCACGGATAACATTTTACGGTCACCAGCGCACTGGTGGGGTTTTTGAAAAAATCGCTGGTAAGGTTGGAAATTTCATCTTTGATATCGGGAAAGAATTCACTGAAAAAGTTTTCGGCTTTTACTTCGGAAGAAAGGGTCTCAAAAGAATGTTCGCCCTCAAAAGGCAGGAACAGTGTGCAGGTGAAACTGCCGTCGAGGTTGGGCATGGCAATTAACATGAACCTGCCCCGAGGCCAGATATGAAAGGAATTTTTGTCGAGCTTATGGGAACCATCGGCGTTTGCGGCAATACGCAGCTCCTTGTAACCCACATTTACGAAATGTTGGGAATAGTTGAACCTGCTTTGGCGCTGCATTTTATGGCGCACGCGGGAGAAAGCACCATCGGCCCCAAAAATGAGATCGAAATCGTACTCCTGCCAGTTTCCTTTTTCAGATTCCCCGGTATAAAGTTTTGCTTCGGCAAGGTCTACATCCCATACTTTTTCCTCAAATCTGAATTCGGCTCCCGCAGCTTCAGCAAGATCGATCATTTTCCGATTTAATACGCCGCGGGAAATGGAATAAATGGCTTCCTCTTCCTGCCCGTACTTTTGAAAATAAACCGGACTGTCATTTACATGCATTGCCCTCTGATACAGCGGAATTGCAAGTTCGCGCACCTCCTCCTCGATACCGGCCTCCCGCAGGGCTTTCCAGCCGCGGTTAGACATGGCAAGGTTGATAGAGCGTCCAGAAAATTCTACTTTTCGAACATCGGGCCGCCTGTCAAAAACGGTGATTTTATGTCCTCTTTGTCTAAGATGTAGGGCAAGTAAGGAGCCTACCAGCCCGGTACCCACTATGGCGATGTTCTTTGAGTGCTGCATGTCACCTGCGAAAATACTATTTTTTACAGTACCAGGGATCGGGATTTAAGCCTGGAGATAAATCTGGTTATTCCATTCACAGGATTTAAGAAAAGCCTTTGGCCTTTTTGCCCCTGCTATGAGCTTCAAGAAATTTTAGCCTTTTCCATCCAAAAAGTGAATTGGTTAGTTGAAAAAAGTCCCGGCTCCTGCTTTTGCAGGGAAGTGAGCTTGATGCTTTCCCCTTGAAAAACTGTAATTAAAACCTGAATTGCCACAGCACGACTCCCGTTAAACCTCCGTTAAAGTAGGATTTGCAGATTAAAAGCTTTTGTACATTTATTAAAAAATCTATGGAAATCAATTTATTACCGCAGATTTTTAGGTGAATAACCATTAATAACTAACCAGCTACCAGCGGGTAGCACAAATCAAACAATTATGAGAGATTTAGTCTGGCTTATTATCGTTTTACTAATTATTGGATGGTTAATAGGCTATTTCGCCTTCCCCGATCTTGGAAGTATTATCCATATTTTGATCGTGATCGCTGTGATCCTGGTCATATACAAACTGCTCACAGGAAGAAGCCTTTAAATACCAGAGGTAAAAATCCAGAGGCCGCCCCGGTAAATATTGAGAAGAATACTGCATTAACTATTTTAGATGGTTAATAAATTTTCTTGTCTTTATTTGAGGCGGTCTCTCCGTTTTTGGGAGTAAGATTTTAGATGTATGAAATTTGTCATAATAGACGATGAATATTACTGGCTGTTGGCAGATAGTAGTCTTCTCTATATTAAGCAGCAGGAAATAGCTCCATTACTATACACAACAATATTTTATATACAATTAAAATTTATATACAATTAAAAAATGTGGAACTTAAAAGGACAAACAGCCGTAATTACCGGAGGCTCAAAAGGAATTGGCAGGGCAACTGTTGAGGAATTTCTGAAGCTGGGGGCAGAAGTGCTCTTCACCGCCAGAAATGCAGATGATATCCTGAAGGCCGAAGATGAACTTACCGCACAGGGACATGTTGTAAAAGGAATAGTTGCCGATGTCACCCAGGCTGCCGACCGACAAAAGATCGTTACCTGGACAACGAATAACTGGAAGGCAGTGACTATTCTCGTAAACAATGCCGGGATCAATATCAGAAAAAAAGCTACTGATATTTCTGAAGAAGAACACCAGCAGGTAATTGAGACCAACCTGATAGCCCCCTTCCTCCTGGCGCGCGAGTTACACCCGCAACTGGTAAAATCGAAGAACGCAAAGATCATTAATGTATCTTCGGCAGCCGCAACTCAGGATGTTGGCACGGGTACGCCTTACGCTATGGCCAAAGCCGGGCTTTTACAGCAAACCCGCAGCCTCGCAGTAGAATGGGCAAGGGATCATATTCGGGTTAATGCTGTTTCTCCCTGGTACACCCGCACCCCACTGACTGATTCTGTATTACAGGGAGAGCGGAAAGAGATGATCTTGCGCCGCACTCCGCTCCACCGCATTGCAGAACCAGAAGAAATAGCATCAGTCATTGCTTTTTTGGCTATGGACAAATCTTCTTTTATCACCGGACAAAATATTATTGCTGATGGTGGAATGAGTGTGAAAGCACTTTAAAGTTAAATATGCGAAATTCGAAGTAAAGAAACGAAGCTACAGCATATCAAAAAAATAATCTCCCAAAAATGGCATTTTTGAGAGATTATTTTGAATGTATTTTAAGCTGGATCTAAGAGTGGATTGGCCTGTTATCGGTAGCTGCAAGGGCAGCTTCCTTAACGGCTTCAGCATAAGTTGGGTGGGCGTGGCTCATCCTTGAAATATCTTCGGCCGAAGCACGGAATTCCATTGCAGTTACGGCTTCAGCAATAAGATCGGCTACACGGGCACCTATCATGTGCACGCCAAGCACCTCATCTGTAGCTTCATCGGAGAGTATCTTTACCATTCCGTCAATATCTCCACTGGCCCTTGATCTTCCCAGGGCACGCATAGGGAATTTTCCTTCCTTATATTTAACTCCTTCTTCTTTTAGCTGCTCTTCGGTCTTCCCAACGGCGGCAACTTCAGGCCAAGTATAAACCACACCCGGAATTAAGTTGTAATCTATGTGCGGCTTTTGTCCGGCGATAACTTCAGCAACAAGAGTTCCCTCTTCCGAAGCTTTGTGCGCCAGCATTGGGCCTTTGATCACATCTCCGATTGCGTAAATATTTTTTGCTGAAGTCTGCAACTGGGCATTCACCTCTACCCTTCCGCGCTCGTCAATCTTCACCCCCGCAGCTTCTGCATTAAGGCCTTCAGTATAAGGTTTACGACCTACAGAAACCAGGCAGTAATCTCCTTTAAATTCTACTTCTTTATCTTTTTTGTCTTTGGCTTTTACCACCACCTCGTCGCCGTTGCGCTCTACAGAATTTACCTGGTGCGAAACGTAGAATTTCATTCCCTGCTTCTTAAGGCTTCGGGTCAATTCTTTGGCAAGTGCTGCATCCATGGTAGGAATAATACTGTCCATATACTCCACCACAGAGACTTTTGCGCCCAACCTCATATATACCTGCCCGAGTTCCAGGCCTATCACTCCACCGCCAATCACAATAAGGTGATCGGGGATTTCTTTGAGCTCAAGAGCTTCAGTCGAGGTGATGATCCTCTCCTTATCGAGCTTAATGAACGGCAGGTTTGCGGGTTTTGACCCCGTTGCAATAATGCTGTTCTTTGCTTCAATAGTTTGGGTATCGCCCTCAGATTTTTTGATGTTGATATGCGTTTCATCCTTAAATGAACCCACACCTTCAAACACATCGATGTTGTTCTTGTTCATCAGAAACTTAATTCCGTCTACAGTCTGGCTCACCACAGAACGTTTTCTCTCGATCATTTTTTCGAGGTTCACTTTCACCTCGCCCGGAATTTCAATGCCGTGCTCTTCAAAATGCTTCACGGCATCATCGTAGTGGTGCGAAGAATCGAGTAGCGCCTTGCTGGGAATACACCCCACATTAAGACAGGTACCACCAAGACTGGAATATTTTTCTATAAGTGCGGTTTTCATCCCCAGTTGTGCACAGCGAATTGCAGCAACATATCCTCCGGGGCCTGAACCTATAACAGCAACATCATATTTGCTCATAAGTAAGTTTTTTGTTGAGTTTTTACAAGAATAACAAAAGTACGACTATTAATGACAAATGAAAAGGCTGGTTTTTTTGAGATGTGAGATGTGAGATATGAGATATTAGATATTAAATAAGGAAAATTTGGCTCCTGAACCTTGAACTTTGAACATTAAACATTGAACTTTAAACATTGAACCTCAAACACTTAACTCGGTGGTGTTCTTTACCGGGCTAATCACAAAGGTACTTTGGGTGCTGCCAATGTGTTGCAGTGTAGTGAGCTTGTTAAGCATAAACTCGCGGTAGGCATCCATATCCCTCACCATGACCTTGAGAATATAATCATACTCGCCGCTCACGTGAAAAACTTCAAGCACTTCAGAAAGTTCTTTCACCTCCCTTTCAAAACCGGTAATGTTCGCCTTGGTATGCTGTACCAGCTTGATTTGGCAAAAAGCGGTAAAAGCACGATCAACTTTATCTGGCCTCACAAGGGCAACATACTTTGAAATTACCCCGGCGCGCTCGAGTTTTCGAATACGTTCATACACAGCCGTTACTGAAAGACCCAGTTTACCGGCCAGTTCTTTATTGGTTTTTTTGGAATTTTCCTGCAGCAGGGCCAGCAGTTTTTTATCGGTATTGTCGGTGATCATTCCGTAATTTTTTCCTGAAAAAGTGAACTTCAGCAAATATATTAGAAATAATATCTGAAAATGCCATTTTTGACAGATAAATATTCTATATATGAGGACTATCATTGATTTTATTTCCAAAACTTCTTTCCTTTGAAAGGAATTAAAAATCATTAAGTCATGAAATTCAAACCGGCAGATAAGATACAGGACCTGCAATATTTCGGGGAATTTGGAGGGGTAAACCCCAGCATTTCCGATTCTTCTACTTACACCTTCCTTTCAGCAAAAACCATGTTTGACACCTTTGAAGGCAACGCCGAAGGTTGTTATCTTTATTCACGGCACTCCTCCCCTTCCAACCTTTATTTAGGCGAAGCCCTTGCGGCTATGGAAGGCACCGAGGCTGCAAATGTGGCAGCTAGTGGCATGGGCGCCATCACCCCGGTTTTACTTCAACTGTGCCAGGCAGGAGACTACATTATTTCAAGCCGCACCATTTATGGCGGAACTTATGCCTTTCTCAAGAATTTCGCACCCCGCCTTAACATCAACACTTCCTTTGTTGACATAACCGATCTTGAAAAGGTAGAAGCCGCAATTAATGAGAACACAAAAGTCATTTACTGCGAAGCCGTGAGCAACCCGTTACTGGAGGTGGCCGACCTAAAAGGACTTTCAGAAATAGCAAAAAAACACGGCCTTAAATTCGTGGTAGACAATACTTTTTCGCCACTGGCCATCTCCCCTGCAACCATGGGTGCCGATGTGGTGATTCACAGCCTCACCAAGTTCATTAACGGCTCCAGCGACACGGTTGGCGGCGTGGTTTGCGGAACCCAGGAATTCATCAACGAACTGCGAAGCGTGAACGATGGCGCCAGCATGCTGCTGGGCCCAACCATGGATTCTATGCGGGCTGCTTCTATTTTAAAGAACCTGCGCACCCTGCACATCAGGATGAAGCAACATAGCCATAACGCCCTTTTTCTTGCTGAAAAATTTGAGCAGGACGGTCTTAGAACTGTCTATCCCGGCCTAAAAAGCCATCCGGGACATGAAATGTACAAAAGCATGATGAACGAGGAGTATGGTTTTGGCGGGATGCTGGTGGTAGATGCCGGTTCCCTTGACAAAGCCAATGCGCTTATGGAAATGATGCAGGAAAAAAACCTGGGTTACCTTGCAGTAAGCCTCGGGTTCTACAAAACCCTCTTTAGTGCGCCCGGAACTTCAACTTCTTCGGAAATTCCTGAAGAAGAACAAAAAGAAATGGGACTATCAGACGGAATTATCCGATTTTCTATTGGTCTGGACAATGACATTGAGCGCACCTACCAGATGATGCGCAAATGCATGGAAAAGATTGGCATCCTGAAATAAACCTTCGGAAAGAGCAGAAAAAAATAAATTTCAGCATACTTCCGAAGTAAATATTTTCAAAAAGAGCTTCCATAACAGGCTTCCAAAAATGCCATTTTTGGAAGCCTATATTTTATCAACAATTGCCCACAAAGCGAGATTGAATCTTTATATTTGTGAGGTTTTGCCGGTGAGACAGGTTGCTCCCGGCGGTGACCCAAATCATATGTAAGACCGTATAATAGTCACATTTTTGTATTAAATAAATATTCATGATTGAAATCAACAAGTACATAGATCACACCATCCTTAAAGCAACTGCTACCAAAGAAGATGTTGTTGCGCTGTGTAAAGAAGCTAAAGAGTACAGTTTTTTCTCGGTTTGCGTG
This Salinimicrobium tongyeongense DNA region includes the following protein-coding sequences:
- a CDS encoding lmo0937 family membrane protein encodes the protein MRDLVWLIIVLLIIGWLIGYFAFPDLGSIIHILIVIAVILVIYKLLTGRSL
- the lpdA gene encoding dihydrolipoyl dehydrogenase translates to MSKYDVAVIGSGPGGYVAAIRCAQLGMKTALIEKYSSLGGTCLNVGCIPSKALLDSSHHYDDAVKHFEEHGIEIPGEVKVNLEKMIERKRSVVSQTVDGIKFLMNKNNIDVFEGVGSFKDETHINIKKSEGDTQTIEAKNSIIATGSKPANLPFIKLDKERIITSTEALELKEIPDHLIVIGGGVIGLELGQVYMRLGAKVSVVEYMDSIIPTMDAALAKELTRSLKKQGMKFYVSHQVNSVERNGDEVVVKAKDKKDKEVEFKGDYCLVSVGRKPYTEGLNAEAAGVKIDERGRVEVNAQLQTSAKNIYAIGDVIKGPMLAHKASEEGTLVAEVIAGQKPHIDYNLIPGVVYTWPEVAAVGKTEEQLKEEGVKYKEGKFPMRALGRSRASGDIDGMVKILSDEATDEVLGVHMIGARVADLIAEAVTAMEFRASAEDISRMSHAHPTYAEAVKEAALAATDNRPIHS
- a CDS encoding Lrp/AsnC family transcriptional regulator, yielding MITDNTDKKLLALLQENSKKTNKELAGKLGLSVTAVYERIRKLERAGVISKYVALVRPDKVDRAFTAFCQIKLVQHTKANITGFEREVKELSEVLEVFHVSGEYDYILKVMVRDMDAYREFMLNKLTTLQHIGSTQSTFVISPVKNTTELSV
- a CDS encoding FAD-dependent oxidoreductase, encoding MQHSKNIAIVGTGLVGSLLALHLRQRGHKITVFDRRPDVRKVEFSGRSINLAMSNRGWKALREAGIEEEVRELAIPLYQRAMHVNDSPVYFQKYGQEEEAIYSISRGVLNRKMIDLAEAAGAEFRFEEKVWDVDLAEAKLYTGESEKGNWQEYDFDLIFGADGAFSRVRHKMQRQSRFNYSQHFVNVGYKELRIAANADGSHKLDKNSFHIWPRGRFMLIAMPNLDGSFTCTLFLPFEGEHSFETLSSEVKAENFFSEFFPDIKDEISNLTSDFFKNPTSALVTVKCYPWTYFDKIALVGDAAHAIVPFYGQGMNAGFEDISELSRLENEFGDDWEQIFAHYQALRKPNADAIAELSYRNFMEMSSKTADQKFLLRKKIEKHFAEKHPEAWVPVYSRVTFSEAPYAEALELGDKQAAIMDKVMQLPEIEEKWNSPEVEQEILKLLSGS
- a CDS encoding SDR family oxidoreductase — translated: MWNLKGQTAVITGGSKGIGRATVEEFLKLGAEVLFTARNADDILKAEDELTAQGHVVKGIVADVTQAADRQKIVTWTTNNWKAVTILVNNAGINIRKKATDISEEEHQQVIETNLIAPFLLARELHPQLVKSKNAKIINVSSAAATQDVGTGTPYAMAKAGLLQQTRSLAVEWARDHIRVNAVSPWYTRTPLTDSVLQGERKEMILRRTPLHRIAEPEEIASVIAFLAMDKSSFITGQNIIADGGMSVKAL
- a CDS encoding aminotransferase class V-fold PLP-dependent enzyme, with the protein product MKFKPADKIQDLQYFGEFGGVNPSISDSSTYTFLSAKTMFDTFEGNAEGCYLYSRHSSPSNLYLGEALAAMEGTEAANVAASGMGAITPVLLQLCQAGDYIISSRTIYGGTYAFLKNFAPRLNINTSFVDITDLEKVEAAINENTKVIYCEAVSNPLLEVADLKGLSEIAKKHGLKFVVDNTFSPLAISPATMGADVVIHSLTKFINGSSDTVGGVVCGTQEFINELRSVNDGASMLLGPTMDSMRAASILKNLRTLHIRMKQHSHNALFLAEKFEQDGLRTVYPGLKSHPGHEMYKSMMNEEYGFGGMLVVDAGSLDKANALMEMMQEKNLGYLAVSLGFYKTLFSAPGTSTSSEIPEEEQKEMGLSDGIIRFSIGLDNDIERTYQMMRKCMEKIGILK
- a CDS encoding YggN family protein, with amino-acid sequence MKTIKLKTAIIALLCATTGLAQTSKFNKTFKTNKDVTLNINARHTQIDVEYWDKNEVQVSAFVEGGSEKQDKNLESWRFDVDASASEVKIHSEAAPGGPGDFNMAAMQAPLAKLPEMIAPLTEMMGPMLENLMAHPPLPPEFYASVGKIDFDYEQYQKDGEKYMEKFEKQMEKNFGKDFEKAMEEWAQKMEKDSVLWKKHEMKMQAWSKDFEKEMEAWGKSFERDMEKWGESFGKEMEAWAANIEKEARSQKEKSGSNVIVLRDHNSAKKVLKVKMPKSGQLKLKVRHGEVSLSGTTNNLRGEVSHSRFNAAEIAGKNTNFRVAYTPVLIKNWKYGVLNAAYVQDLKIEKAQSLKLDSNSSSVYLKELGETGILSGTFGELKIDKVAPGFKSLDITLENSDLILDLPESAFNFTYNGTNSAVKYPKGLKLTSSNSYDNQKLKGYNGSQNAGAAINIYAKFSDVALK
- a CDS encoding peptidoglycan DD-metalloendopeptidase family protein, with amino-acid sequence MPKPHFLPGLTTGFTPVIDAGFSSEDYQHIDLSVHNPELSQAQLDTPEALQDFLNEFLRKKGGKVAWGGYNEHRALYKRSGLFSSAEDEELIRNRHIGVDIWVQAGTRVLAVLDGKIHSFQNNDNFGDYGPTIILEHETEGEVFYSLYGHLQKSSLEGLAVGQKVRRGEAIAAVGNTSENGNYAAHLHFQLILDMQEKSGDYPGVASKKDLQFFLNNCPDPDLLLKIS
- a CDS encoding RNA polymerase sigma factor, which produces MIQHQLIEACKQNDRRAQLKLYNKYCDGMYYVALRFINDPFEAEDAMQEAFIKAFQKLAQFTGDVSFGAWLKRIVINKCLDKLKARKLEMVAINEQVLGTVEEEENWNVDDHVGIDEVKASMQQLPEKYRYPLMLYLLEGYDHQEIAEILDISQVASRTLVHRGKKKLQDELKEKRYGTGY